The Flavobacterium sp. M31R6 nucleotide sequence TTTCTTCAATAATCTTTGTGTTTTGTTCTTGTGTTTCTTGGTTTAGTAATTCGTTTTCTTCTAATTGTAATGCTTTTGCCAAAAGGCGAAGTGTATACCCTTTTGGGTCTTTTCCTGACTCGATTCGCTGAATTGTCCTTACCGAAACTCTTGATTTTTCTGATAATTCTTCTTGAGTCAGATTTTGTAATTCTCTTATACTTTTTAATTTTGACATTTTACGATTTTAAAATTACTGCCCAGGTCAGTTTGTCTAAAAACTACCTTTCATCCATATTTTGGTTAAAAATCACGTAAATATAGAAGATTTAAACTACAGTAAATGTGCTTTTCCTAAAAAATGAATTTTGTCTTGATAAAAAATAAACAGTGACAAAAAGCCATTTAAAGTCACAGAAAATGATTGTGCAGTGCATTAAAATTAATACTCATTGCTAACGGGAATAAGTTTAAGTAAAACCAGTTCCGTTTATCGCGGCCTTCCTTACTACCTCCGTTCGCTATTACTCGTCTATTTGTCTTTACTCTCAACAGAATCCTTAACTGTAAGATGAGGACGTGAGACCTCGAAGAGATTTTTTGTTTTTATGCCTAATTAACATTCGATATCACACAGGCAATTACTTTGCCTCGTGTGTTAGAAGTAAAAGAAGTAGTTGAACTGCTAAGTTAACAGATCTTGTTACGCTATAATTGAGTGATAGAATTTATAATTCTTGGATTCTTATCCGATTATACAACGTAAAACATGTTCCAGTTGAAGGCCTGAATACGAACAAAATTCCTCTATAGAAATTAATTGATGTGGTTCTTTATTCAAGTTGTCTTTAATTTTGTTTAAATACAACCTTGCCTGTCTGTTTTACCGGTAATACGCTGTACATCTTTTGGATACATACATACTCTGATGTTTCCTGTTATCACACTAGTACTTTTAATACATTATCCCAACTAAAGAAGCTTTTTTTTTGTACATCACCATTAAATGTATTTACAGTTTTGCAGACATAAAATAAAAGTTTAATTTTACGTTTAATTATTACGGCTTCCTTGCTTATCATCACTAAAATAATCCTTCCTAATTATTTTTGATAAGAGTAATTTTAAAATTAAGCATTTTAAAAACAATCCATTTTCCTAATTTTATTATGTTATGAATATTATTATCAAATATACATTGCTATTATTTGTAGCATCACTCAGTTTAGTGTCTTGTAAGCAGAAAAAAAGTAACAAGATAAAAGTTGGTTTTTCACAGGCCATGACTACAGATGATTGGCGTAAGCAAATGAATAGTTCCATAAAGGTTGAGGCCTCGTTACGACCTGAAGTTAATCTTAGTATACGGGATGCCAATAATAATGTAGATAAACAAATTGAAGATATTGAAAGGTTTATTTCAAATAAAGTAGATGTCATTATTGTATCTCCAATTGAGTCAAAACCACTGACTGCAGTTGTAGAAAAATCAATAAAAGCCGGTATCCCGGTATTGGTAGTTGACAGAAAAATTGACAGTGAAAAATACACAGCTTATCTTGGAGCTGATAATATTGAAGTAGGTCGAATTGCTGCGAAGTATATTATATCCAAAAGTCGGGGATCTGGAAAGATAATTGAAATTATGGGAGCAAGTGGGTCTTCACCCGCTTATGAACGCAGTCTTGGTTTCAATCAAATTATTCAAGATAATACTCGATTTAAAATCATAAATAAAATACAAGGGGACTGGGAAAAGGAATCAGTTAAAGAACCTTTGAGAGAAATTCTATTGCAAAACCATGATGTTGAATATATTTTTGCCCATAATGACAGGATGGCTTTGAGTGCATGGGAAACTGCAAAAACATTAGGGCTAGAAAGAAAAATAAAATTTATTGGAGTGGACGGATTAAATTCTGTAAATGGGGGGATTGAACTAGTTAAAAACGGTATTTTAGATGGTACCATCTTATACCCAACAGGCGGAAACGAGGCTTTAAAACTTGCCTTAAAAATATATAACAATGAACCAATAGCTAAAAACAATATATTAAAAACGATTGTAATAGATCAGGTAAATGCTGAGATTATTGAAAATCAAATGGATAAAGTCGATCAGCAGCAGAAAGTCATTGAATCACAGCAAGGTGCTATAAAAATTCAGGAAAGAGAATATGCTTCGCAGAATAACCTTGTTCGTTTACTTAGTTTTTTCTTAGTGATTATTTTGAGTTTAACCATTTATAGTATTTATTCTACTATTTCTATTTCAAGGAAGAAAAAACAACTTGAAAGAATTAATCAAACTGTAATTGATCAGAATGATGAAATTCAGAAGATGTCTGAAATTGCTAAAAAAAGCAACGAAGCAAAATTAAATTTCTTCACAGGATTGTCGCATGAGTTTAAAACACCTATTACTTTGATAATGAGTTATGTGGAATCGTTAATTGAAAATGATAAGATTAAAGGAACTGCACTGATAGAAGAAATAAAGCTAATCCATAAAAACTCCAATCGATTATTGAGGTTGATTAATCAATTGCTGGATTTTAGAAAAATAGAAGAGCAAAAGTTTACTTTAAGAGCATCAAATACCAAAATTTACAATTTCACCATTGACGTAATGGCGAATTTTAAGGGGGAAGCGGCCCGGAGAAATATTGATTTTCAATTGACTTGCAAAAACAAGAATCTTGAGTTGTTTATTGATAGAGGTTTGATGGATAAGGTATATTTTAACCTACTTTCTAATGCTTTTAAATTTACTCCTGATAATGGTAAAATTGCTATTGTAATCACTGAAAGTTTAGATAATACTGTAAAGATTAACTTTAAGGATTCCGGGATAGGAATTCCTGAAAATGAATTAGGCATGGTATTTAATCCTTTTTTTCGCGCGTCAAATAACAATAAAAACAGTTCAGGAATTGGATTGTATTTATCAGAAGAGTTCGTGGAGTTGCATCACGGTAAGATTGAATTGAAATCAAAACAAGGATGCGAATTTACAGTTACATTACTTAAAGGGAATAAGCATTTAAAGGCTTCAGAAATTGTTGATAAAAGTGACAATCAAAATAATATATCTAATTTTTTAATTGACAATATAAATTCAGAGGCTGATATAGAAATTGCTAAAGTACATTCGGAATCAGAAAAGCATACATTATTGATCATTGAGGATAATGTTGAATTGGTTTCATTTTTAAAAGTAAAACTTTCAAATGAATATTCTGTTTACTTGTCAGATGGCAGTGATGCAATCGAGAAAGCAATGGAAATAATACCTGATATTATTATTTGTGATATCAATTTAGTAGATAAAAATGGTTATGAAATTAGCAAGGAATTAAAGAAAGATTTAAGGACATCACATATACCAATTATTGTTTTAACGGCGCAAAGTAATAAAGAGTCCGTTTTGAAAGGATTTCAAAGTGGGGTGGATCAATATCTTACTAAACCATTCAGTCTTTCTGTTTTAAGACAATCTATTTCGAGTTTACTTTTTAATAGAGAAAAACTAAGATATTATTATACCAACAATATATATAGAGTAGAACCAGAATCGAAATTTGGAAATCAAGAACAATCATTTATTACTAAGATGAATGATATCATTAATTTAAACGTCGAAAATCCAAAATTTTCAGTTGAAGACCTGGCAGAAAAGCTTAATGTGTCCAGAGTACAATTGTATCGCAAAGTAAAAGCTATAATTGGAATTAATATAAGTGATCATATTAATAATGTAAAATTGGAGAAAGCAGCAGAGCTCTTAAAGTCAAATACAATGAATATTTCTGAAATTGCATACTCTCTTGGATTCTCTTCTCCAAACTACTTTTCTACCGCTTTTAAGAATAAATTTGGAATATCACCTAAAGAATACAAATCTTCAAATTAATTAGTTACAAAATTGATATCATTTTAGGTATCAATTTTGAACGTTATGTAACAGAATCGAAACTACAAGGTTTTCGTAAATAATTAAAAATTAACGTAAACACTTGAAAACAAAGGCTTTACCTTTAAAATGCGAAACCAATAATAATTGATGAATTAAATTGTAACATCGTTAAAAATAAGTTGTTTTTTTTGCGGATATCTTAGCAACAAGTTTTTAATACATGTACAATGAATAAGATATTACTTTGGTCTGTTACTGCTGCACTGGCAGGTTTTCTATTCGGTTTTGATACCGTAGTTATTTCAGGAGCTGATAAACAATTGCAGCTTCTTTGGCATTCATCTGATGCTTTTCATGGATCTGTTGTTATGGCAATGGCGCTTTGGGGAACTGTGATTGGTGCAATATTCGGAGGAATTCCAACAAATAAAATTGGTAGAAAAAAGACATTATTCTGGATAGGGGTTTTGTTTCTTATTTCTGCTATTGGTGCGGCATTTGCAAACAATCCTTATGTTTTTGCTGCTTTTAGATTTTTAGGAGGCATTGGGGTTGGAGCTTCAACGATTGCTGCACCTGCCTATGTTTCTGAAATAGCACCTGCTGACAAGCGTGGGCGTTTGGTCGCTTTATATCAGTTTAATATTGTGTTAGGAATTCTGATTGCCTTTGTTTCTAATTATTTCCTGAAAGATATTGGTGCTAATTCCTGGCGATGGATGATTGGAGTTCAGGCTTTCCCATCATTAATTTACCTTCTTTTTATATTGGTTATTCCAGAAAGTCCAAGATGGCTTCTGTCTAAGAACCGTATTGATGAAGCACGTTTGATACTTTTCAAAATTGATCCTTCTGCAGATATTAAAAGTTTGATAGATGACAGCAATGAAAATCGTGCTAAAAAACATGAAAATATTTTCATGAAAAAGTATCGTTTTCCATTAATCTTAGCTTTTTTGATTGCGTTTTTTAATCAATTTTCAGGAATTAATGCCTTTTTGTATTATGCCCCAAGAATTTTTGAAGAAGCTGGTTTAGGACAAAATACCGCTTTATTAAGCAGCATCGGAATCGGAATCACGAATCTTATATTTACTTTAATCGGAGTTGCATTAATCGACAAATTAGGAAGAAAGTTGTTAATGTACGTTGGTTCTGTTGGATATATCATTTCGTTAGGTTTGGTGTCAGCTTCTTTTTATTACAACTGGGGAGGTTTATCGGTACCTATTTTTCTTTTCATATTTATTGCTTCACATGCCATTGGTCAAGGGGCTGTTATATGGGTTTTCATCTCAGAAATTTTTCCAAATCATATTCGAGCTTCAGGACAAGCTTTTGGAAGTTCCGTGCATTGGGTTTTGGCAGCAATAATTCCATCATTGATTCCAATGTTGTTCTCTGAAATAGGGACGGCCACCGTATTCTTAATTTTTGCATTAATGATGGTATTGCAATTACTGTTTGTGATTTTTATTATGCCTGAAACCAAAGGAATTTCTTTAGAAGTATTAAGTGAAAATCTAACTAGAAAAAAAATTAAAAAAAATGAAATCAAAGAAACATCTGCCGCTGGTATTATATAGTGCTGCATTATTATCGATAGGAGGCTGTAAACCAGCTTTTGCACAAACAGCTGTCGTCTCAGCTTCAATTGCTACAGAAGAACAAATGTACCGTCCTAATTTTCACTATAGCCCGAAAAAGGGATGGATGAATGATCCTAATGGAATGTTCTTTGCTAACGGGAACTATCATTTGTTTTATCAATATTATCCTGATGGAAATACTTGGGGACCGATGCATTGGGGGCATGCAATCAGTAAAGATTTAATTAAGTGGGAAGAGCAGCCAATAGCAATTTATCCGGATAAAGACAAATATATTTTTTCTGGAAGCGCTGTCGTTGATGTCAATAACACTTCGGGTTTGGGTACGGGTAAAACAGCTCCAATTGTTGCAATCTATACTTTGCATGATATGACAAAGGAAAAAGAAAATACAATCGACGTCGAGCAACAGGATATGGCCTATTCGAATGACAATGGTTTTACATGGCAGAAATTTGAGGAAGGAAATCCTGTCGTGAAAAATCCTGGAATTCGTGATTTTCGTGATCCAAAAGTGACTTGGGATGAAACCCATAAGCAATGGATAATGATTTTGGCCGCACAAGACCGAGCACAGTTTTATAAATCCAAAAACCTTAAAAACTGGGAATATGCATCTGATTTTGGGAAGGATATTGGTGCACATGGTGGTGTTTGGGAATGTCCCGATTTCTTTCAGATGAAGGTTAAAGGAACTAATGAAACCAAATGGGTTTTAATTCAAAGCTTAAATCCAGGCGGAGCCAATGGAGGTTCGGGAACGCAATACTTTATTGGTGATTTTGATGGAACAACTTTTACTTTAGATGCCAATTTTGCACAAAGAGTTGTAAATGAAAAAGCAGTTTGGTTGGACTATGGTAAAGATAACTACGCAGGAGTTACGTGGAATAATATCCCAAATTCTGATGGAAGAAAATTATTTGTCGGATGGATGTCAAATTGGGATTATGCGCAACAGGTTCCAACAACTGGATGGAGAAGCAGTATGACAATCCCACGTGAAATTCAATTAATCAAAAAGGATAATGACTATAGTCTGATCAGTAATCCTGTTTTGGAATTGGAGAAGTATTATTCTAAAACCAAAAAAGGGAAAAAGCTGAGCGCAAAAGGTAATCTTGAAATTGTGTCATCAGGAAAAATTGATCTGACGAAAGCTGTAATCTCTTTTAGATTAGAAAATTTAAAAAAAGCCACTTACAATTTTACATTATCTAACGAAAAAGGGGAGTCGGTAACTTTTGGGATTAATAATTCAGAGAATTACTTATTTCTAGACCGTTCAAAATCTGGTAAAATTGATTTTTCTGAAAAATTTGCTTCAACCATTTCAAAAGCACTTTTGAATAAAAGTCAAAAAACAGGCGACTTTAAAATTGTACTTGATAAAACCTCAATTGAACTATTTTATAACAATGGTGAAAAAGTAATGACAGAATTATTTTTTACAACTCAGCCATTTACTCACTTTTCAGCCTCTTCAAATGAAGATATTGAAATCAATAATTTAATAATTAACCAATTAAATATTAACTAAAACCACAAATTTATGAAAAGTAAAATTTTTTATTTACTGTTTTTATTTTTTCCATTGCTTGCAACGACAGCTCAGGAAATAGTAGTAAACGGTACCGTAATTTCTTCAGATGATGGACTGCCAATTCCTGGGGCTAATATACTTATTTCAGGTACCAATAAAAGTGCTTCGACAGACTTTGATGGGAAATTTATTATTCAAAATGTTTCGTCTGAGGCTACCTTGATAGTTTCTTTTATGGGGTATACTTCTCAAACGATTGCGATTAGCGGTCGAACCACATTAAAGATTGCATTAAATCCAGAAAATAAACAATTGAATGAAGTTGTTGTTGTAGGTTATACAAAACAAAAGAAAAGAGATATTACCGGGGCAGTAGCTGTCGTTAATATGAAAGAATTAATGAAGCAACCGGAACCAAACCCAATCAAAGCTTTACAAGGAAGGATAGCTGGGGTAAAAGTTTCATCTGATGGTTCTCCGAGCGGTGGAAACACAAGAGTTGTGATACGTGGAGTAGGAACTTTAAATAATACGGATCCACTTTATGTAATTGACGGAGTGCCTACTAAATCAGGTATGCATGAACTAAATCCCAACGATATAGAATCGATGCAGGTTTTAAAAGATGCGTCTTCTGCCAGCATTTATGGCTCCCGTGCTTCGAATGGTGTAATTATTATTACCACCAAAAAAGGAAAAGATGGTAAAACTAGAATTAATTTTAATCAGTACACTTCTTTTTCAAATTATGCCAGCAAACTGAAAGTTTTAAATTCAGAGCAATTTGGGCAAGCGTTGTGGCAGGCTAATATCAATGATGGATTGAATCCGAATAACAATAATTTGAGTTATCAGTTTGACTGGTCAGTAGTAAATAACAAACCACAATTGAATAAAGTTTTGGTTCCAGAGTATTTAGATTCCGGGCAAACATTAAAGTCTTCAAATACGGACTGGTATAAAGAAATTTCACAAACCGGAATTGCAAAATCCTATGATTTGGAAGTTTCCAATGGTTCTGATAGAGGTAACTATTTATTTTCTCTTGGTTATTATAACAATGAAGGAGTTGTGAAAACAACGGAATTCGAAAGAATCTCAGCCAGAATGAATGGTTCTTATAAATATTTTGACGGCAAATTAGTTATAGGAGAAAACTTCAGTTTCAACAGAACCAATGAAGTAACTGATCCAGGCGTACTTGACCCGGCACTTCGCGCTTTGCCTTTAATTCCAGTTCATACCGTGGACGGAAAAGGTTGGGGAGGACCAGTAGGAGGTATGAACGACAGACAAAATCCTGTTAGGTTATTAGAATATAATAAAGATAATAAATACGATTATTTGAGACTTTTTGGGAATGCATATGCTGATTTGGAAGTCATTAAAAATCTTCACGTTAGAACAAGTTTTGGTATTGATTATAGTTATTATAACAAACGCACTTTGCAAAGAAGTTATAAATCAGGATATCTACAAAACGACCAAAATTCAGTAACTATTGATCAATCGGTTGGTGATAAGTGGACTTGGACAAACACTGCAACCTACAATTTGAAATCAGGAAAGAGTAATTTGAATTTGATGGCTGGAACAGAAATGTACAAAGACATTTTTGACACGAATACTTTACGTAAAAATGATTTTTTAATAGAAACGCCAGATTATATGTATCCTGATGCAGGAACAGGAGAATCGTTTACGAGTGGTACTTCGACTGCTTATTCTTTGCTTTCTTACTTCGGAAAAGCGGATTATGAGTATGATAATCGTTATTTGGTTTCGGGGACAATACGTCGTGATGGTTCTTCCCGTTTTGGAAAAAACAACCAATTTGGTACTTTTCCTGCGGTTTCTGCAGGGTGGAGAATTAGCAATGAAAGTTTCATAAAAGACAATGTTTCTGTGATTTCTGATTTGAAATTGCGTGCAGGATGGGGACAAACCGGAAATCAGGAAATCAGTAATACAGCGGTGTATTCATTGTATGTTGCCAATTATGCAGGCGGCAGCCCTACTTGGGCGACTTCTTTTGGAACGGCTTATGATATTGCAGGAAACGGAAACGGCTTATTACCATCTGGATTTATCGCTACTCAATCAGGTAATGATGATTTAAAGTGGGAGACTACCACCCAAACGAACGTAGGTTTGGATTTTGGATTTTTTAATCAAAAATTGAACGGTTCGGTAGATTATTATATCAAAAAGACTGATGATATTTTAGTGTTGCCCCCTTATTTGGGAGTAATTGGTGAAGGCGGAAATCGTTGGGTAAATGGAGCTTCTATGGAAAATAAAGGATGGGAATTTACTTTAGGCTATCAAGATGAAACTTCGTTTGGGCTAAAATATGATGTATCTGTTAATTTATCGGCCAATAAAAATAAAATTACGGAGTTGCCTGCTGAAGTTAAAAACAATTATGGAGGAGATGGTGTAAATGACAATATTTTAGGCCGTCCGATAAATTCTATGTACGGTTATGTTGCCGATGGACTATTTAAAAGCCAAGAAGAAGTTGATAATTCGCCCAATCAGGAAGGGAAAGGTCTTGGACGTATTCGTTATCAGGATTTGAATGGCGACGGAACTATTACTGATAAAGATCGTACTTGGATAGGAAATCCGAATGCAGGATATCTTTACGGATTTAATTTAGGCTTGAGATATAAAGATTTTGACTTCACTATGTTTTGGGAAGGAGTGAATGACGTTGATGTAGTCAATACAACTAAATATCAGACTGATTTTTGGAGTGTTGACGACGTAGGATCTAACAAAGGAACTCGTTTACTTAATGCGTGGTCATTGGATAATCCAAATTCTACAATTCCGGCTTTGACTACAGTTGATAAAAATGCAGAATCCAGATTTTCAACGTATTATGTTGAAAATGGAAATTATTTAAAACTTCGTGTACTGCAATTGGGATACACCATGCCTAAAGATTTCTTGAAAAAAACGGGCTTAGATACTTTTCGTCTTTATGTAAGCGGACAAAATTTATTTATAATAGATGCTAAAGAATTCACAGGTGTCGACCCTGAAAGTCCTGCATTTGGATATCCACTTCCAATGACATTTACACTTGGACTCAATTTAGCGCTATAACTAACCATTAAATATAAAAACATGAAAAAAATACTATATATAACAGGATTTTTATTGCTGGGGATATTTTCTTCCTGCTCTGATTTTCTAGAAAATGAGCCACGAGGGGTTCTATCTGAAAAGGATATTATTACACCGGAAAACATAGATGGCTACATGAATGCGGCCTATGCCCAATTAGGTAATGATCATTATGATTCTCCATATAGTTTATGGCCTTTTGGAAATGTTCGTTCTGATGATGCCTATAAAGGAGGAAGTGGAACCAACGATATTCAAGATTTTCATTTTTTTGAAGTGTCTAATAACATAAGACCTGATTTTGGAGAATTGGACTCATTTTGGTACATCAGTTATGTTGGAGTTTCCAGAGCGAATAAAGCTTTGCATGCTTTGGAACAACTCAACGAAGCGGATTATCCATTGAAAAAGACACGCATTGCCGAAATGCGTTTCTTGAGAGGACATTTTTATTTTATGCTTAAAATCATGTTCCGAAACGTTCCTTACATTACGGAAGATATTCCAGTTGAAAAGTATAATACTATTTCAAATCATGATTTATCAAATGAGGAACTATGGAACAAAATTGCTGAAGATTTTGAGGCGGCAGCAGCTGTTTTGCCAGATACTCAAACACAAGTAGGAAGAGCCACAAAAAAGGCTGCCTATGCTTATTTGGCTAAAACTCGCTTATATCAAGCGTATACCCAAGATGATAATTTTGCAGTGACCGGCATAAACCAACAACATCTACAAGAGGTTGTTGCCGCTACGGATAAAGTTATGGGTTCAGCTTCTTTAGAGCCTGATTTTGCAAATAATTTTTTACCTGGAAGTTTTGAAAATGGCCCTGAATCCATTTTTTCAATTCAATTTTCCGATAGTGACGGTACTCTGTATGGCAGATTAAATTTTTCAGATGTACTTTCAACGCCACAAGGATTAGGATGCTGCGATTTTCACAAACCAAGCCAGAATTTGGTTAATGCATTTAAAACAGGTTCAAACGGTTTACCAGAATTTGACACCTATAATGATAAGGATTTTGATTATAAAAAAATAGACGATTTCACTGTTGATCCAAGATTATACCATACTGTTGCAATGCCAGGTTTGCCGTATAAATACGATCCTGAATTTCTATATGTAGAGGCTTGGGTAAGATCTCCAGGAACATATGGCTATTATGCTTCTTTAAAAGAAAATGTGGCTCCAAGCTGCCCTTGTGTTGTAAACATTGACCCATTTTACGGAAATTCAAAAAACAGAATACAAATTCGCTATGCTGATGTAATACTAATGCGTGCTGAAGCTTTAATCGAATTAGGAAGACAAGATGAAGCTTTACCATTGATTAATGAAATTAGAAATAGAGCGTCAGCAAGTACAGGAAGACTTCCTTACGTTACTAATTTTAAAATAAGCCCTTACATTAATGGAACAAATTGTTCTTGGACACAAGATTTTGCTCGTAAGGCATTGCGTTGGGAAAGACGTTTAGAGCTGGCAATGGAAGGAAATCGATTTTTTGATTTAGTTCGTTGGGGTGTTACCGATGAAGTTATGAATGAATTTTATGCGAAGGAAAAAACAAAACGCACGTATTATCAAGAAGCCTTTTTTGATAAACATAAAGAAGAGTATTGTCCGATTCCATTAAAGCAAATTAATTTCAGTCAAGGATTATACAAACAAAATCCAGGTTATTAATCATTTATAAAAAGATAAATATGA carries:
- a CDS encoding substrate-binding domain-containing protein, which encodes MNIIIKYTLLLFVASLSLVSCKQKKSNKIKVGFSQAMTTDDWRKQMNSSIKVEASLRPEVNLSIRDANNNVDKQIEDIERFISNKVDVIIVSPIESKPLTAVVEKSIKAGIPVLVVDRKIDSEKYTAYLGADNIEVGRIAAKYIISKSRGSGKIIEIMGASGSSPAYERSLGFNQIIQDNTRFKIINKIQGDWEKESVKEPLREILLQNHDVEYIFAHNDRMALSAWETAKTLGLERKIKFIGVDGLNSVNGGIELVKNGILDGTILYPTGGNEALKLALKIYNNEPIAKNNILKTIVIDQVNAEIIENQMDKVDQQQKVIESQQGAIKIQEREYASQNNLVRLLSFFLVIILSLTIYSIYSTISISRKKKQLERINQTVIDQNDEIQKMSEIAKKSNEAKLNFFTGLSHEFKTPITLIMSYVESLIENDKIKGTALIEEIKLIHKNSNRLLRLINQLLDFRKIEEQKFTLRASNTKIYNFTIDVMANFKGEAARRNIDFQLTCKNKNLELFIDRGLMDKVYFNLLSNAFKFTPDNGKIAIVITESLDNTVKINFKDSGIGIPENELGMVFNPFFRASNNNKNSSGIGLYLSEEFVELHHGKIELKSKQGCEFTVTLLKGNKHLKASEIVDKSDNQNNISNFLIDNINSEADIEIAKVHSESEKHTLLIIEDNVELVSFLKVKLSNEYSVYLSDGSDAIEKAMEIIPDIIICDINLVDKNGYEISKELKKDLRTSHIPIIVLTAQSNKESVLKGFQSGVDQYLTKPFSLSVLRQSISSLLFNREKLRYYYTNNIYRVEPESKFGNQEQSFITKMNDIINLNVENPKFSVEDLAEKLNVSRVQLYRKVKAIIGINISDHINNVKLEKAAELLKSNTMNISEIAYSLGFSSPNYFSTAFKNKFGISPKEYKSSN
- a CDS encoding sugar porter family MFS transporter; the protein is MNKILLWSVTAALAGFLFGFDTVVISGADKQLQLLWHSSDAFHGSVVMAMALWGTVIGAIFGGIPTNKIGRKKTLFWIGVLFLISAIGAAFANNPYVFAAFRFLGGIGVGASTIAAPAYVSEIAPADKRGRLVALYQFNIVLGILIAFVSNYFLKDIGANSWRWMIGVQAFPSLIYLLFILVIPESPRWLLSKNRIDEARLILFKIDPSADIKSLIDDSNENRAKKHENIFMKKYRFPLILAFLIAFFNQFSGINAFLYYAPRIFEEAGLGQNTALLSSIGIGITNLIFTLIGVALIDKLGRKLLMYVGSVGYIISLGLVSASFYYNWGGLSVPIFLFIFIASHAIGQGAVIWVFISEIFPNHIRASGQAFGSSVHWVLAAIIPSLIPMLFSEIGTATVFLIFALMMVLQLLFVIFIMPETKGISLEVLSENLTRKKIKKNEIKETSAAGII
- a CDS encoding TonB-dependent receptor gives rise to the protein MKSKIFYLLFLFFPLLATTAQEIVVNGTVISSDDGLPIPGANILISGTNKSASTDFDGKFIIQNVSSEATLIVSFMGYTSQTIAISGRTTLKIALNPENKQLNEVVVVGYTKQKKRDITGAVAVVNMKELMKQPEPNPIKALQGRIAGVKVSSDGSPSGGNTRVVIRGVGTLNNTDPLYVIDGVPTKSGMHELNPNDIESMQVLKDASSASIYGSRASNGVIIITTKKGKDGKTRINFNQYTSFSNYASKLKVLNSEQFGQALWQANINDGLNPNNNNLSYQFDWSVVNNKPQLNKVLVPEYLDSGQTLKSSNTDWYKEISQTGIAKSYDLEVSNGSDRGNYLFSLGYYNNEGVVKTTEFERISARMNGSYKYFDGKLVIGENFSFNRTNEVTDPGVLDPALRALPLIPVHTVDGKGWGGPVGGMNDRQNPVRLLEYNKDNKYDYLRLFGNAYADLEVIKNLHVRTSFGIDYSYYNKRTLQRSYKSGYLQNDQNSVTIDQSVGDKWTWTNTATYNLKSGKSNLNLMAGTEMYKDIFDTNTLRKNDFLIETPDYMYPDAGTGESFTSGTSTAYSLLSYFGKADYEYDNRYLVSGTIRRDGSSRFGKNNQFGTFPAVSAGWRISNESFIKDNVSVISDLKLRAGWGQTGNQEISNTAVYSLYVANYAGGSPTWATSFGTAYDIAGNGNGLLPSGFIATQSGNDDLKWETTTQTNVGLDFGFFNQKLNGSVDYYIKKTDDILVLPPYLGVIGEGGNRWVNGASMENKGWEFTLGYQDETSFGLKYDVSVNLSANKNKITELPAEVKNNYGGDGVNDNILGRPINSMYGYVADGLFKSQEEVDNSPNQEGKGLGRIRYQDLNGDGTITDKDRTWIGNPNAGYLYGFNLGLRYKDFDFTMFWEGVNDVDVVNTTKYQTDFWSVDDVGSNKGTRLLNAWSLDNPNSTIPALTTVDKNAESRFSTYYVENGNYLKLRVLQLGYTMPKDFLKKTGLDTFRLYVSGQNLFIIDAKEFTGVDPESPAFGYPLPMTFTLGLNLAL
- a CDS encoding glycoside hydrolase family 32 protein; amino-acid sequence: MKSKKHLPLVLYSAALLSIGGCKPAFAQTAVVSASIATEEQMYRPNFHYSPKKGWMNDPNGMFFANGNYHLFYQYYPDGNTWGPMHWGHAISKDLIKWEEQPIAIYPDKDKYIFSGSAVVDVNNTSGLGTGKTAPIVAIYTLHDMTKEKENTIDVEQQDMAYSNDNGFTWQKFEEGNPVVKNPGIRDFRDPKVTWDETHKQWIMILAAQDRAQFYKSKNLKNWEYASDFGKDIGAHGGVWECPDFFQMKVKGTNETKWVLIQSLNPGGANGGSGTQYFIGDFDGTTFTLDANFAQRVVNEKAVWLDYGKDNYAGVTWNNIPNSDGRKLFVGWMSNWDYAQQVPTTGWRSSMTIPREIQLIKKDNDYSLISNPVLELEKYYSKTKKGKKLSAKGNLEIVSSGKIDLTKAVISFRLENLKKATYNFTLSNEKGESVTFGINNSENYLFLDRSKSGKIDFSEKFASTISKALLNKSQKTGDFKIVLDKTSIELFYNNGEKVMTELFFTTQPFTHFSASSNEDIEINNLIINQLNIN
- a CDS encoding RagB/SusD family nutrient uptake outer membrane protein — its product is MKKILYITGFLLLGIFSSCSDFLENEPRGVLSEKDIITPENIDGYMNAAYAQLGNDHYDSPYSLWPFGNVRSDDAYKGGSGTNDIQDFHFFEVSNNIRPDFGELDSFWYISYVGVSRANKALHALEQLNEADYPLKKTRIAEMRFLRGHFYFMLKIMFRNVPYITEDIPVEKYNTISNHDLSNEELWNKIAEDFEAAAAVLPDTQTQVGRATKKAAYAYLAKTRLYQAYTQDDNFAVTGINQQHLQEVVAATDKVMGSASLEPDFANNFLPGSFENGPESIFSIQFSDSDGTLYGRLNFSDVLSTPQGLGCCDFHKPSQNLVNAFKTGSNGLPEFDTYNDKDFDYKKIDDFTVDPRLYHTVAMPGLPYKYDPEFLYVEAWVRSPGTYGYYASLKENVAPSCPCVVNIDPFYGNSKNRIQIRYADVILMRAEALIELGRQDEALPLINEIRNRASASTGRLPYVTNFKISPYINGTNCSWTQDFARKALRWERRLELAMEGNRFFDLVRWGVTDEVMNEFYAKEKTKRTYYQEAFFDKHKEEYCPIPLKQINFSQGLYKQNPGY